In Meleagris gallopavo isolate NT-WF06-2002-E0010 breed Aviagen turkey brand Nicholas breeding stock chromosome 14, Turkey_5.1, whole genome shotgun sequence, the genomic stretch GGCATGGGGAGCAttgccagcaggcagagggaggcCATCCTTCCTGCCTGCTGCACGGCCAGCACCGGGCCCCTCACCCTGTGCTGGCTGCAAGAGCCGCTGCCCTCCTGCCTGAGTGCCCTCAGCCCCTGTGAGGTGTGATGGTTCCACAGgggtggcacagagcagccactGTGACCCATGGGATGTGGAACAGAGCTAAGGCTGCGGGGCTCAGGCTGAGCTGGGTTCTGGCCTCAATTCCAGCGGGCGCAGCGTTTCCAACACACAACGTGGCGGAGgccaggctggcagctgcagcccgTGCTGGGGGTGTTTCTGTCATCATGGGGATGTCGCTGTGTTTGGGACACGTGGGCAGCCCCATGGCTGCTGTCGGCTGTGGGGTGGACCAGGACCCGGGCTTTTCTCCTGCATTCGGGCAGTGCCTCAggtctgagagctgctgctgctctggggatGCTGCCAGGCTGGGGGTGATGCAACCCATCGAGCACATGAACCACTCATCTCTGTCCCAAAGTCAGGCATCGTGCCTCCTATGCAAGCAATAGCAGTGCTGCCACTGCTCGTAAACCAGATGGCCACCCTTTACTCACTCGCTCCAACTGCCCAGAGAAACAGCCTGCTGGTCTCTTCCTGCACCCAATGTGTTCTCCTAACTCTCCCAGTGCAATGTGCCATCTTTCATGCATTTCAAAAGCCTTGTCGAGACCGGGCAGCCCTCCTGGAGCAGGGGCAGATGTCAGGCCTGCTATCACATGAAGAAAGGCCATCAGCTATTCTGGGTTCCATTCCAATATTTCTCCTCCCACAGCTTCACATAAAGGTTCCACCTGATCAGTGCACAGCTTGATGTCCATAATCTACAGCATCCTGCCATACCCAAGCAAGTCCCGTAATCTGTGCAGCCTCAGCAAATGCTGAGAGCAGTGCCCCGGTTTCTGCCAGCCAGACATCGTCCATGGCCTCAAGCGACTCCACGGCACACGGAGGCAGNNNNNNNNNNNNNNNNNNNNNNNNNNNNNNNNNNNNNNNNNNNNNNNNNNNNNNNNNNNNNNNNNNNNNNNNNNNNNNNNNNNNNNNNNNNNNNNNNNNNACGGAAACACCTGAACGCTCGATTGGGACACTGAGGGAGCCACAGGCCCGGTAGCATTCAGGTGGGGCCAGGAGGGTGGACGCATCGCCCGgtgccttcagcagcaccaacacGCCGGGTTCCAGCGGGGCTGCGTCCGGCACCGGGCCCCTCACCCTGCGCTGGCTGCGAGAGCTGCCGCCCTCCTGCCTGGGTGCCCTCAGCCCCCGTGAGGTGTGATGGTGTTACAGAGGGTGGCACGGAACGGCCACTGTGACACGCAGGGTGTGGAACAGAGCTAAGGCTGTGGGGCTCAGGCCAAGCTCAGTGCGACCTGGTgaggtgagcagggaggaaggggCTGCCTGAGGCTCCCGAGGAAGGAGGGTTCCCCAGCGCTCGGGGCCGGAGCTGAGCACTCAGCCTCATCCCACTTCTCCCATAGCTTGTCACACAGAGGAGAAAGCCTGGTGTTACTGGGACAGACACTCTGCGAGTGCTCGCCGTTAATGCACACGATGTCCGAGGGGACAAAGAAGCCTGCCAACTCATGGCAGACGGGTGAAAGTAAATATCACTGCGCACAGCTCCCCACCACTGGGCAGAGGGGTGCCGCAGTTGGGCAGTGACTGCCTGCTGGCACCACTGGGCCTGCAGTGCCCCTTCCCCTCCACGGcctccagccctgcccctcagctggcacagctggcacagagcagcccctgGGACAGCCCCTGGGGGCACCTGGCCCCGCAAGgtgctcactgctgcttctctctcctttccagCATGTGTGTTGTGCATCCAGGGAGATGCTGACCCAGATATCTATGGGCGCAAACTGACCATCAATGGGATCTATTTCCACAAGTTTTGTGCAGTGAGTTCCTTCACGGCTCCTTCCACCATCCTCCAAACAATGGTTGATCCTTTCTGCCATAACAAGATCATGCTCTTCTCCCATACAGCTGTTTGCGGGTGGCCTTCTTCAAGAGGCAACAAGACAGAAGATAAATGATGATATAAGCATGGTTGAGATTATACACATAAtcaggcaggcagagcagatGGTGAGCACCTGACCGGAACAGGAAGCTTGGTGCCAGGAGAGGCTCGACAAGCTTAGCCTGGTCCCAAGAAAGCAATCCCAGCCCTTCCAACCAGCTCCAAGAGAAATTCCTGCTCTTGCAGACGAGCCCTGTTcaccaggcagctctgcagagtgccacccagccctgcccccaTCCTGTGCCCTGCACAGAGGTGCGGGGCCCACTGTGTAGGGCCTGAGCCTGCTGTTGATGGGAaatgctctgctctttccagcactgcttcatTTGTGGCAAGAGGGGGGCCTTCGTCACCTGTGCAGAGCCGGGCTGTGACCGCAGCTTTCATCTCCCCTGTGCCTCAGAGGGTGAATGCATCACCCAGTACTTTGGAGAGTTCAGGTAAGGGCTGCCAGGCATCGCCTATGAGCCTCCCATCCCTGCAGTCAGGGAGATGTCACCAAACAAAGACACCTCACCGtgacacctcccagcagcctgacaAAGCCAGAGCCAAGGCCCGGGGCTCCTTCCTGTTCCTCTGCCCTCCTCGCAGCACTTCTCACCTTGCCCATCNNNNNNNNNNNNNNNNNNNNNNNNNNNNNNNNNNNNNNNNNNNNNNNNNNNNNNNNNNNNNNNNNNNNNNNNNNNNNNNNNNNNNNNNNNNNNNNNNNNNTCCCTCCCATCttcccccaggtccttctgcaGGGACCATCACCCGCAGCAGGCAGTGGTGGCAGCGCCGGTGCAGGACACAACCTGCATCATCTGTATGGACTCCGTGGGGGACAGCATGTCCTACAGCACCATAGTGTGCCCAGCCTGCCGACACGCCTGGTTCCACCGGGCCTGCATCCAGGTAGGAGCCCTCTCCTCACCCCATGAGCACGgcaggtgctcagcagcaccaggtcCAGCTCACGCTCACCCTGCttgtgtttctgctgcagagGCTGGCCCTGTGCACAGGCATTACTTTGCACTGTCCACAGTGCAAAGACGAGGATGAATTTTTTGATCACGTGAACGCCATGGGGATCCATATCCCGTCCAGGTTGGTATCCCATTCTTGGTTCTCCAGGCGTGAGTGTACAAGAGCTGTGCCTGCCCAGGGTTGGCCTCAGCAGGCCTGGCTCTTTGCCGCTCGTGAGCGTTGGCTCAGCTTCACGGAGAAGCTGTAAATGGGGTTGGGAAGTGCAGGGATGGCCTGGGTCTGTCTTACTACAGAGGCAGTGGTTGCTCATCAgattccttcccttctctggcAGAGGACCAGTCTGGGAATACAATTCATATGTACAAAAGGGAGACAAGCACAAGCGCTGCGATGCCAGCAACTGCCGTTACCCCCGCGGCAGGGATCAGGCAGGAGAAGGGTGAGTTACCTCAGCAGTCCTCTGGGGCTCTGTGTGGGACTGCAGCCTCACCACAGGCTGGAGAAGCATGGACTGAGCACCAGAGCTATGCCAGGCACTTCCTGGTTCAGGTCACTGTGTCCTCACGGCCACAATCTGTTCTTTTCCCCAGAccctggcagctgctcctctgcagctcctgtgctgcacGAGGCACCCATCGGCGCTGTTCCTACCTGAGTCTGagcagaaggacctgggagtgCAACGCCTGTGCTGGAGAGGGCACCTGTAAGAGACAAACAGCCacgtgctgctgggctggggcaaGGCGATCTTGCTCAAGTCTCTTTGGCCCAGAAGGGATGGGAGTCTGTCCCACTCCAGGGCTGGAGTTCCATCCTActcatcttccttccttcccttatAGCCTCCAGCAGCAATGTGGACAGCGcaggccccagcactgccatccaACAGAGACAGGGGCCTCTCCAAGGCCCTGTGAcatcacagagcagcagcagctccaacaCCACCAGCCAGGTACCATCGGGGTTGGCTCACAGTTCCAAGGTGCCTGAGAGCAGAGTCCTGTCTAGCCAGTGCAGGATAGAATGGAAGAGAATCTGCTCACGTTTACATCGCATTGGCGATGCATGTAATGAGCTccaaggatgctgtgggagcagctgtgctgcagccccgAGTGCCAACAGCAGCACCCCGGACTCTGACAGCCAGGGGACATCAGAGTCCTCGAGGCACTCCCCAGCAGTTGGCTGCAGCCACTGGCGCAGACAGGGACAGCGGGCCCGGACAAGAAGCCGCTCTCCATTGCAGCGCCAGGCCACAGGTTCCCCGAGCCGGCCCCAAAGACACCATGAGAGCAGGCAGGCACCAGCCTCAGATGCTGAGAACTGAACCCATAGAAACACAAGACGGGGAGCACCGCGGTCATCGAGGGTTTCCACGGCAGCTGATAGAAGCCGATCCAGGCAGACAGGCTGGGCCCGGACTCGGAGCCACTTCCCCCTCAAACATCAGGCTGCAGAGACCAGCGGCCAGCCCCAAAGGTGCTGCAGGAGCCGGTCCAGGTGGTgagggccagcccaggggcgAAGCCGCTCCCGGGTTCCACATCAGGCCCAGAACATCAACCGCCGGCCCCACTGATGTTGCTATCCAGAGTCATCACAGTCCATCACAATAAATCTGAGAGTTCCATCATGCCActgtcagttttgttcttcCCTGCCTTTCCCGAGGTGGGCAGCTTTAGGGGCTGCAACCACGGGCATCTCTTCCCCCCAGCACCCAACCcactccttcctccccccagcctGGTTCAGGCTGAGCTGGGTTCTGGCCTCAATTCCAGCGGGGCGCAGCGTTTCCAACACACAACGTGGCGGAGgccaggctggcagctgcagccccgtGCTGGGGGTGTTTCTGTCATCATGGGGATGTCGCTGTGTNNNNNNNNNNNNNNNNNNNNNNNNNNNNNNNNNNNNNNNNNNNNNNNNNNNNNNNNNNNNNNNNNNNNNNNNNNNNNNNNNNNNNNNNNNNNNNNNNNNNNNNNNNNNNNNNNNNNNNNNNNNNNNNNNNNNNNNNNNNNNNNNNNNNNNNNNNNNNNNNNNNNNNNNNNNNNNNNNNNNNNNNNNNNNNNNNNNNNNNNNNNNNNNNNNNNNNNNNNNNNNNNNNNNNNNNNNNNNNNNNNNNNNNNNNNNNNNNNNNNNNNNNNNNNNNNNNNNNNNNNNNNNNNNNNNNNNNNNNNNNNNNNNNNNNNNNNNNNNNNNNNNNNNNNNNNNNNNNNNNNNNNNNNNNNNNNNNNNNNNNNNNNNNNNNNNNNNNNNNNNNNNNNNNNNNNNNNNNNNNNNNNNNNNNNNNNNNNNNNNNNNNNNNNNNNNNNNNNNNNNNNNNNNNNNNNNNNNNNNNNNNNNNNNNNNNNNNNNNNNNNNNNNNNNNNNNNNNNNNNNNNNNNNNNNNNNNNNNNNNNNNNNNNNNNNNNNNNNNNNNNNNNNNNNNNNNNNNNNNNNNNNNNNNNNNNNNNNNNNNNNNNNNNNNNNNNNNNNNNNNNNNNNNNNNNNNNNNNNNNNNNNNNNNNNNNNNNNNNNNNNNNNNNNNNNNNNNNNNNNNNNNNNNNNNNNNNNNNNNNNNNNNNNNNNNNNNNNNNNNNNNNNNNNNNNNNNNNNNNNNNNNNNNNNNNNNNNNNNNNNNNNNNNNNNNNNNNNNNNNNNNNNNNNNNNNNNNNNNNNNNNNNNNNNNNNNNNNNNNNNNNNNNNNNNNNNNNNNNNNNNNNNNNNNNNNNNNNNNNNNNNNNNNNNNNNNNNNNNNNNNNNNNNNNNNNNNNNNNNNNNNNNNNNNNNNNNNNNNNNNNNNNNNNNNNNNNNNNNNNNNNNNNNNNNNNNNNNNNNNNNNNNNNNNNNNNNNNNNNNNNNNNNNNNNNNNNNNNNNNNNNNNNNNNNNNNNNNNNNNNNNNNNNNNNNNNNNNNNNNNNNNNNNNNNNNNNNNNNNNNNNNNNNNNNNNNNNNNNNNNNNNNNNNNNNNNNNNNNNNNNNNNNNNNNNNNNNNNNNNNNNNNNNNNNNNNNNNNNNNNNNNNNNNNNNNNNNNNNNNNNNNNNNNNNNNNNNNNNNNNNNNNNNNNNNNNNNNNNNNNNNNNNNNNNNNNNNNNNNNNNNNNNNNNNNNNNNNNNNNNNNNNNNNNNNNNNNNNNNNNNNNNNNNNNNNNNNNNNNNNNNNNNNNNNNNNNNNNNNNNNNNNNNNNNNNNNNNNNNNNNNNNNNNNNNNNNNNNNNNNNNNNNNNNNNNNNNNNNNNNNNNNNNNNNNNNNNNNNNNNNNNNNNNNNNNNNNNNNNNNNNNNNNNNNNNNGGGCTGAGCGGAGCGGAGCGCTCGGGAGGACGGGGCGCGGGGCTGAGCGGAGCGCTGCTCCGTCCTCTCGGGCTGCGTGCCGCGTTCGGTTCGTTCCTGCCGCGTGTGTAGCTGAAATGAGGCTGGGGAGGGTAGGAGGGGGGAGGAANNNNNNNNNNNNNNNNNNNNNNNNNNNNNNNNNNNNNNNNNNNNNNNNNNNNNNNNNNNNNNNNNNNNNNNNNNNNNNNNNNNNNNNNNNNNNNNNNNNNAAGGCAAATCGGCTTCCCATCTTCGGGCCTGCGGGAAGTGGCGTTGGGTGtgatggaggaaggaaagagaggaagattCTGGGAGGTCTGTTTTCCCGTACGGACGAGCGTAGCTTTTAAGAAGCAGGAAGATCGCCGAGCAAACCAAACCAGCCCTTCGCTTTTGGGGATTTGTTAGAGAGATCCGCGTTTTTGAATGACAAAACACGGGAAGCGGAGCTGAGGTGCCTTAATGGGATTTTTTGCCGGCCTTGCAGTGTCTGAAAAGAGAGTCGTTATTGGCTCTCCTTGAGAAAATGGGCCGGTGGGACTCGTTcgagctgctgctttctttcagttGCCTTGCGGCTTTGCAATACCGATGCGTTGTGCAGAGCGCATCGAGCGTCGCACCGAGCCTCTCCTCGGTGATGCCGCTTtcgttaaaaataaaaatagttccACATTCGCAGTAAtactgcttttggaaaaccacCCCGGGGGTGATTGCAGAGGGAAACCGCATCCCGCGTGACTCATGGCGTTCCATGAGCGAGGGGGTTTCCACATCAGGAATGGAGCCCGGGAGCACTTCCCGTGCCCTTCCCGCAGTCACTGGAAGCTTTCCCGTCTGTTTCACACCGCCCAGTATGTCTTCATCCTTACATAAGAAGCGAGCTGTGTCCCTCTGGAGTTGTCTCCGGTTCCTGCCGGTGAGGTGCGCTCCGCCCTGCAGCTCCGTGCCGGGTTCTCTTAAACACAAGTTGCTTCCCAGCGACGGGGTTTGTTTAATGCTTCGCTGTGCAGAAGAAGGGCTGATGTCAGCCGAGACGTCCCTTTGTGCCCCCGGCAGGATGGGCACGGCTCACTCCTTCAGCGGTTGAAGCAGGAGGGGAGATGACAGGAAGCAGCTTGGGCATCCTGTGCAAATACCAGCTTGGACACTGCTCTTCAAGGcggagggaggggggaaggatTGTTTCCAAATGATAGCGCCTTAAGGCTCAGAAAGCATTTAGTTCCTCATTTTTGCGCCGGCTCTGTTCCTACTCAAGTTACTGCTCCGGCTATCGCTCATAGATCAGGGCTTTATCAGCGCCTTCCAGCTCTGGGAGGGTTTGGCACAGCCGCCTGGGCTCCTTACGGGGCCGGGCCAGGTGCGCTGTCTCCTTGCGGCTGGGGGGACCTGCGGCAGTGATGCTCTGATCCTGCGGCAGTGTGCGAGGGACGGGCTGGCAGCGCAGCCTTCCCGTGTCCTGTCCAGCTGGGAGGTCTCATCCGCTCGTGCTCTTGCtctttttgcagtgtttatTCGGAGGGCTTTGGGAAACTCCCGTAAAGCATCAGTTGTCAGTAGGTTTCTTTTCATTGCCGTTCTTCAGTGGTAACTTCCTTCGGTATTTAATACTGAGCTCCAGGTACTGCTGAGGCGGGAGGGCACGGcgctttgggcagcctggtgggTCCCAAACACAAGTGTGTAACATCCTGCAGTCACCTTTTGGTTGTTTATTGAGGCAATAAATAGCATTCCTTGGCAGTGCCGTAATGACATACTTTCAAGTGCTTGGAAGCACTGTGCTTCCCACAGGACTGCACTTAAAAGCAAATCAAGCATTTTGTACATACAAGTCAGCGTTAACTTGGATTCATATGCTTTCTGTTGTTGGTTAATTCTTAAAGATTATTTGAAGCTGTTAGGTCAAAGTGCAGTCATTAAATTTGTTAAATCTGCCAAACTTCTTCCACACACATAGAATGCCCATATGCCATCTTTACAACTCCCACTGAAGGTGTTTCACTTTCTATTCCTTTTCAACTGGCTTAGCACAGACTGAACTTCCCCTGCAGCGCTGCTTTCCAATACAAATTCTGAGCAGGTTTACTGCATTCATTTTCCCCTCTCGTTCTGCTGTGCTTGGTGCCTCTGCTTTGAGAACTCGTGCAGGAGCAAAGCGCTGGTTCACTGCAACCACGGTTGTCATTTGCATGGTTAACCTGGTTGCTTGGCCTTGGTATGCCAGGTATGCCAGTTTTCCAGCAGCGAGCCttactggaaaagaaatgagatgaCTCACACCCACTGTCCCACTAATCGCCCAGTGTTTGGGTAGGTAACGAGGCAGGGTGTTTCAGAGGCAGGGTGTTTCAGAACGTCTCTGTCAGAGTCACAGAGGCAAATATTGTAGTTGGCACAGCTGATAATCAGTCATTCTAAACTGAAACACAAACAAGATTACCGTTGTGCGCAGTTAATTGGATTCTGTTCCTAAATGAATTTCTGCCTTGAAATTACAGCTGATGGTGTAATGGATACAGTGATGCCTGAGGAAAGGCTGTGCATCCTTCTGCGATGAGAAGAGGGAGCAGCAGCCTTCTGGGAAGCCTCAGTCAGCAGGGACGGGACACTAGGACATTCTCATGGACTGGGGTTGTGTTCGTTCCTGATCTGTGTGCTGCCTTGCAACTTGGTTCTTCTCTGGAACTGAGAAAATCCATGTTCTTCTGCCCACCCTTGTTTGAAATGACAGCCTGCTAAGCATCCCAAAAACTCAGCAGTTCTAACTGTGGAAGATGCAATTATGCTAATTTGCTGTCTCTCAATTTAGATGTTTTTAGCCGTATGCATCCTCTGTAGGCATGGTAAAAATACAGCAACGCTGAGCTgtactgtttttctcctccctgcagagctctttCCATATGGCTTGCATTCAGACATGAGCTTATCTCACCAAGAGACTGTCAGAGCAAACA encodes the following:
- the LOC104913129 gene encoding PHD finger protein 7-like is translated as MHTMSEGTKKPANSWQTGETCVLCIQGDADPDIYGRKLTINGIYFHKFCALFAGGLLQEATRQKINDDISMVEIIHIIRQAEQMHCFICGKRGAFVTCAEPGCDRSFHLPCASEGECITQYFGEFRSFCRDHHPQQAVVAAPVQDTTCIICMDSVGDSMSYSTIVCPACRHAWFHRACIQRLALCTGITLHCPQCKDEDEFFDHVNAMGIHIPSRGPVWEYNSYVQKGDKHKRCDASNCRYPRGRDQAGEGPWQLLLCSSCAARGTHRRCSYLSLSRRTWECNACAGEGTSSSSNVDSAGPSTAIQQRQGPLQGPVTSQSSSSSNTTSQVPSGLAHSSKVPESRVLSSQCRIEWKRICSRLHRIGDACNELQGCCGSSCAAAPSANSSTPDSDSQGTSESSRHSPAVGCSHWRRQGQRARTRSRSPLQRQATGSPSRPQRHHESRQAPASDAEN